In Nitrospira defluvii, the genomic stretch CACCGATTCAAATCCTTCCTCAAATCGGACGAGGAGCTGCTCCGAACTATCGAGCACGGCATTGTGTTCAGCCCGATGCATTCGTGGCAGGGACAATTGAGCGAGACCGAGAGGCAGGACGCACTCGCCTATATCCGGCTGCTGGTGCAGCAAGGACGATAAGCGTCAGGAGAACCAGCTCCGCCAGGAGTTCCATGAATTACCTTCGACCAGGCGATGCGTTGCTTGTGGTGGACGTGCAGAACGATTTTTTGCCCGGCGGAACACTCGCGGTGCCGGAGGGCCAGGAGATCATTCCGGCGCTGCAACGGTACCTCGACGTCTTTGTGGAGGCGAGCGCACCCGTGTTCGCCACACGCGACTGGCATCCGCCCAACCACTGTTCCTTCCATGCGCAAGGCGGCCCCTGGCCGGCCCATTGCGTTGCACAGACCCACGGAGCCGAATTTCCGCCATCGCTCCACCTGCCGCCCTCGTCGATCGTCATCTCAAAAGGCACC encodes the following:
- a CDS encoding isochorismatase family protein, translating into MNYLRPGDALLVVDVQNDFLPGGTLAVPEGQEIIPALQRYLDVFVEASAPVFATRDWHPPNHCSFHAQGGPWPAHCVAQTHGAEFPPSLHLPPSSIVISKGTEPSQEAYSGFQGTSLHDHLQAAGITRLFVGGLATDYCILHTVHDARRLHYMVYLLVDAVRAVNVLPEDGARAETSMVAAGAIPLRWEQLVA